In Halanaerobium praevalens DSM 2228, the DNA window CATAACGTCTACTTTTTGCCATTATTTTTCCTCCTTTGTGGTATTAACGGAATTTCCTCCCACTAAATCAACTATAATTATAAACTTTAGTCTACTAAGATTCCCATGCTTCTTGCAGTACCTTCGATCATGCTCATTGCCGCTTCTAAACTACCAGCATTTAAGTCTTGCATTTTAGTTTCAGCAATTTTTTGTACAGCATCTTTGCTTACTGTAGCAACCTTGTTTATATTTGGTTCTCCAGAAGCAGTATCAATTCCTACAGCTTGCTTTAATAATACAGCAGCAGGTGGAGTTTTAGTAATAAAATCGAATGAACGATCTTGATAAACTGTGATTTCCACTGGAATTAATGTTCCTTGGTTATCTTTAGTTTTAGCATTAAATGCTTTACAAAATTCCATAATATTCACACCATGTTGTCCTAAAGCAGGACCTACAGGTGGTGCTGGATTAGCTTGACCTCCAGGAATTTGCAATTTAATAGTTGTCATAATCTTTTTAGCCATTTAAAACACCCCTTTCTTTTGTCTTTTAAAATTATTATCTATATAAATAAAACAAACTAGTGTTTTTCGAATTGATCAAACTCTAGTTCAACAGGAGTTTCACGTCCAAACATTGAAACTAAAATTTTAGCTTTACCCTGTTCTGGATGAATTTCTTTAATAACTCCATCAAAATCTTCAAAAGGACCATGTTTTACAGTTACTTGATCCCCAATTTCAAAGTCAACAGAAACTTTTTTAGCTTTTTCACCCATACTACTTAAAATTGCATCAACTTCTTCTTTAGCAACGGGTAAAGGTTTAGTACCTCCACTAACAAAACCAATAACTCCAGGTGTATTTTTGACAACATACCAAGATTTATCGTTCATTTTCATTTGCAATAAAATATAGCCGGGAAAAATCCTTTTTTTAACAACTTCATCTTTCCCTTTTTTCTTTTCAATCTTTTTTTCAGTTGGAACTAATATTCTAAAAATACTATCTTCCATACCTGTACTGGCTATTCTTTTTTCAAGATTTGCCTTAACTTTTCTTTCATGACTTGAGTATGTATGAACAACATACCAAGGAATATCATCTTTTCCTTTTTCCATTTCTTGATTAAACTTACTTTCTTCACTCATATTTAAGGATTCACTTAAGAATCCTCACCTCCTCAATTAGGAAATTAATGGAGTAATTATATTAGCCAGTGCAAAATCTATGACACCAATAAATGATATTAAAGCAACTACTGTTACAATTACAACTAAAGTATTTGAAGTAATATCTTCTTTATTTGGCCAGTTAACTTTTTTTAATTCAGATTTAACTGATTTAAAAAATTTGGATATTTTACCAAAAAAACCGAGTTCTTTTGCCATCTTTAAATCACTTCCTCAGCTAAAGTATTAATAATCTACTTTGTTTCACGATGGAGTGTGTGTTCTTTACAAAACTTACAATATTTTTTTAATTCTAATCTATCACGAGTATTTTTTTTATTTTTTTTGGTAGAATAATTGCGGTTTTTGCATTCTGTACATTCAAGTGTAATAATCTCTCTCACCGTAAATCCACCTCCTCAATCAAACAGCTACTGCTTGAAAATTATATATTTAAAATCAAATTATTATTTTAGATTGTTAACCTTAATTAATTTACCACATTTCAGAACTAATGTCAATGTTTTTTTAGAAAAAAAGCACGTGCAGTCTGTTCTGCACATGCTTATGGAATTAAATTTAAGTTTTTATAAACTAAAATTTAAAGCTTAACTTACTCAATAATTTCAGTTACAACTCCAGCTCCTACTGTGTGACCACCTTCACGGATTGCAAAACGTAGTCCTTCTTCCATAGCTATTGGAGTAATTAGTTCTCCTGTCATTTCAATGTTATCTCCAGGCATTACCATGTCTACTCCTTCTGGTAATTGAATGTTTCCTGTTACATCTGTTGTACGGAAATAGAACTGTGGTCTATATCCATCAAAGAATGGAGTATGTCTTCCACCCTCATCTTTACTTAATACATATACTTCAGCATAAAACTTAGTATGTGGAGTAATACTTCCTGGTGCTGCTAGAACTTGACCTCTTTCAATGTCTTCTCTTTTTACACCTCTTAATAATGCTCCAATGTTATCTCCTGCTTGTGCTTCATCTAACATCTTACGGAACATTTCTACTCCTGTTACTACTGTTGTTTCTGTATCTTTAATTCCTACTAATTCTACCTCGTCTTGTGGGTGTAGCACTCCTCTTTCAATTCTTCCTGTTGCTACTGTTCCACGTCCTGTAATTGAGAATACATCCTCTACAGGCATTAAGAATGGTTTGTCTGTATCTCTTTCTGGCTCTGGAATATAGCTGTCTACATTGTCCATAAGCTCAATAATCTTCTTACCCCATTCTCCTTCTGGATCTCCATTTTCTGCAGCTTTAAGAGCTGATCCTACTACTACAGGAATGTCATCTCCAGGGAAATCGTATTCGTCTAAGAGTTCTCTTACTTCCATTTCTACAAGTTCGATTAACTCTTCATCGTCTACCATATCTGCTTTGTTTAAAAAGACTACGATTGAGGGTACTCCAACCTGTCTTGCTAATAGAATATGCTCTCTTGTTTGAGGCATTGGTCCATCTGCTGCAGATACTACTAGAATTGCTCCATCCATCTGAGCTGCACCTGTAATCATATTCTTTACATAGTCAGCGTGTCCTGGGCAATCTACGTGAGCATAGTGTCTTAATTCTGTTTCATACTCTACGTGAGAGGTTGCGATTGTAATTCCTCTCTCTTTTTCTTCTGGAGCATTATCAATTGTATCAAATGCTCTTACTTCTGCTCCACCATAGTTTGCTAACACATTTGTGATTGCTGCTGTTAGTGTTGTTTTACCATGGTCAACATGTCCTATTGTTCCTATGTTAACATGTGGTTTATTTCTCTCAAATTTTTCTTTTGCCATTTTCTTTTCCCCCTTAAAAATTTAATTGATTTTTTATGTAGCTATTAGAATAAAATTCTCACAAAAAAGAGTTGGCGGTTATTTGCCAACTGCTGTCAATTCTAACAGCCATATTTATTTAAATTAAAAGTGATTAAAATAATCCATAATTAAATATTATGTTTTTCTAAAAACACTTCTAATTTTCTTTTAACTCTCTGTAAAGCATTATCTACAGATTTTACATGCTTACCTAAACTATCAGCAATTTTCTGATATGATTTACCATCTAAGTATTCTTGCAAAACATCAAATTCTAAATCACTTAGCATTGAAGAAATTTCAGATTCTATTAAATCATAAGTTTCATTACTAATAAATAAAGCTTCTGGATTAGATAATTTACCACCTTTTAAAATATCTAAAAGTGTTCTATCTGATTCTTCATCATAAATCGGTTTATTTAAAGATATATAAGTATTTAAAGGCTGGTGTTTCTGGCGAGTAGCAGCTTTAATTGCAGTAATGATCTGACGTGTTATACATAATTCTGCAAAAGCTCTAAAAGAAGCTAATCTCTCAATTTTATAATCACGCACTGCTTTATAAAGGCCGATCATGCCTTCTTGCACTATATCTTCGCGATCAGCACCGACTAAAAAATAAGAGCGTGATTTAGCAAGTACAAAATTTTTATAACGTTTAATCAGAGTTTCCTGAGCTTCCATATCCCCTTGATGTACCAGCTCGACTAGTTCATCATCGGACATCTGTTGATACTCTTCTAAACTGATATCATCAAAATCAAGTTCATGAGCATTCATCTTCAACCAGAATCCCCTCCCTTATCCATCACATTACTATTATACTTGCTAAAAAAACTTTCGTCAAGAAATATCTTTTCCACGCTGACGGAAAATTTCATAGATAATAACAGAGGCTGCTACAGAAGCATTAAGCGAACCTAATTTACCACTCATTGGGATTTTAACTAAAAAATCGCAATTTTCTCGCACTAGTCTTCTCAGTCCACTTCCTTCACTTCCAATTACTAGGCCAATAGAACCACCAAAATCAGCTTCAAAATGAGTTTGGTCAGCTGCTGCATCAGCACCTGCAATCCAAAAATTAGCTTCTTTAAGATCACGAATAGCATAATTAATATTAGAAACTTGAACTAAAGGTAAATGTTCGGCAGCTCCAGCTGCCGCTTTTAAAACAACAGGTGTTATACCTACAGCCCTTCTTTCTTGATAAACTACTGCATCTGCTCCTGCTGCATAAGCTGTTCTAATTATTGCTCCAAAATTATGTGGATCTTTAATTTCATCGAGAATCACAACTAAAGAATCTCCATCTTTTTGAGCTTTAATCTCAATTACATCTTCTAACTGATAGGATTCTAAAGCATCAGCTTCTGCAATTACTCCTTGATGGGCATGTGATTGAGCACTTTCATTAAGTTTTTGAGAAGAAATTCTACTAATTGGAATATTTTTTTCTGCTGCTAATTCCAAAATATCTTCTATAATTTTAGCAGTTATTTCTTCTTGAATAAAAATACGGTGTATTTTCCTTTTTCCTTTTAAGGCTTCATAAACTGGATTTCTTCCTTCAATTTTTGGCATTTATTTATCATTCCTTTTTTTAATCGAATCAATCCGTCCACAGGACATTTCCCCTTCTGGACAATAAGCTTCTGCTTCACAGACTGGGCCAGCTTTTTCAAATAAAACTGGCGCTACTTCTTTAACTTGTTTTAACATTTGATTGGCTAAACTTCTAATTTCCCATTGAGCTCTAGTACAACAACGAAGATTGAAAAAATGATAAAGGGAACGAGCATTAAAAGATACCATCAAATTAGTCTTAACTGTCGGTAGAACAAATCTTGCATCCTCTGCTGGTATATCTTTTGCTAACATTTGATTATACATTTTCCGTCCTTTTTCCATCCACGCTTTATATTCTGCAACAGCTTTTTTATCTTTAGCAATTTTAGGTGGAATAATATAATCAAAGTTATCTTCTTTTACATAACGTTGAGATCTCTGACTATAGGACACTCCAACTCTATGCCTTACTAACTGGTGGCTTGCAACTCTACTACAAACTAAATGAAAATAAAAATAGCTATGTTCTAAAGTAGAGTAATGACCCAATCCAACAACTTTACGCACTAAGTTATTCATATCTTCCTGTGACATTCTAGCTTCTAATTCTTCTGCTCCAGCTTCTGAATAACAAAGACGAGCTGCTAAAGCAACATTTTTTTCTGGGTTTTCACTATAATTAATCAATTTTGCTTTAGGTCTTATTTCCATTTTATTTCTCCTCAACCTTATTAATTTCCCATTCAGTTCCATGGGGACTATCTATTACTTCAATCCCTATTTCTTCTAATTGGTCTCTAATTAAATCTGCTTCTTGCCAATTCTTGTTTTCTCTTGCCTTATTTCTTAATTTTATTAATAAATTTACTAAGGGAGAAACTAATTCACTTTCTGATTCACTAGCTGATTCCAACTTAAATTCAAGTCCTAAAATTTCTATTAATTCTAAAAATATTTTCTCTGTTTTTGTTAATAAAGCAAAATTCTTTTCATTAAGATCAAATTCTTTACGATTAATATAAGAATTTATCTCTCCAGCTAAATCATGAATAACACCAATTGCCTCAGCTGTATTGAAAT includes these proteins:
- the rlmB gene encoding 23S rRNA (guanosine(2251)-2'-O)-methyltransferase RlmB, with product MPKIEGRNPVYEALKGKRKIHRIFIQEEITAKIIEDILELAAEKNIPISRISSQKLNESAQSHAHQGVIAEADALESYQLEDVIEIKAQKDGDSLVVILDEIKDPHNFGAIIRTAYAAGADAVVYQERRAVGITPVVLKAAAGAAEHLPLVQVSNINYAIRDLKEANFWIAGADAAADQTHFEADFGGSIGLVIGSEGSGLRRLVRENCDFLVKIPMSGKLGSLNASVAASVIIYEIFRQRGKDIS
- the rplK gene encoding 50S ribosomal protein L11 → MAKKIMTTIKLQIPGGQANPAPPVGPALGQHGVNIMEFCKAFNAKTKDNQGTLIPVEITVYQDRSFDFITKTPPAAVLLKQAVGIDTASGEPNINKVATVSKDAVQKIAETKMQDLNAGSLEAAMSMIEGTARSMGILVD
- the secE gene encoding preprotein translocase subunit SecE — encoded protein: MAKELGFFGKISKFFKSVKSELKKVNWPNKEDITSNTLVVIVTVVALISFIGVIDFALANIITPLIS
- the nusG gene encoding transcription termination/antitermination protein NusG, with the translated sequence MSEESKFNQEMEKGKDDIPWYVVHTYSSHERKVKANLEKRIASTGMEDSIFRILVPTEKKIEKKKGKDEVVKKRIFPGYILLQMKMNDKSWYVVKNTPGVIGFVSGGTKPLPVAKEEVDAILSSMGEKAKKVSVDFEIGDQVTVKHGPFEDFDGVIKEIHPEQGKAKILVSMFGRETPVELEFDQFEKH
- the thyX gene encoding FAD-dependent thymidylate synthase, which gives rise to MEIRPKAKLINYSENPEKNVALAARLCYSEAGAEELEARMSQEDMNNLVRKVVGLGHYSTLEHSYFYFHLVCSRVASHQLVRHRVGVSYSQRSQRYVKEDNFDYIIPPKIAKDKKAVAEYKAWMEKGRKMYNQMLAKDIPAEDARFVLPTVKTNLMVSFNARSLYHFFNLRCCTRAQWEIRSLANQMLKQVKEVAPVLFEKAGPVCEAEAYCPEGEMSCGRIDSIKKRNDK
- the sigH gene encoding RNA polymerase sporulation sigma factor SigH encodes the protein MKMNAHELDFDDISLEEYQQMSDDELVELVHQGDMEAQETLIKRYKNFVLAKSRSYFLVGADREDIVQEGMIGLYKAVRDYKIERLASFRAFAELCITRQIITAIKAATRQKHQPLNTYISLNKPIYDEESDRTLLDILKGGKLSNPEALFISNETYDLIESEISSMLSDLEFDVLQEYLDGKSYQKIADSLGKHVKSVDNALQRVKRKLEVFLEKHNI
- the tuf gene encoding elongation factor Tu; amino-acid sequence: MAKEKFERNKPHVNIGTIGHVDHGKTTLTAAITNVLANYGGAEVRAFDTIDNAPEEKERGITIATSHVEYETELRHYAHVDCPGHADYVKNMITGAAQMDGAILVVSAADGPMPQTREHILLARQVGVPSIVVFLNKADMVDDEELIELVEMEVRELLDEYDFPGDDIPVVVGSALKAAENGDPEGEWGKKIIELMDNVDSYIPEPERDTDKPFLMPVEDVFSITGRGTVATGRIERGVLHPQDEVELVGIKDTETTVVTGVEMFRKMLDEAQAGDNIGALLRGVKREDIERGQVLAAPGSITPHTKFYAEVYVLSKDEGGRHTPFFDGYRPQFYFRTTDVTGNIQLPEGVDMVMPGDNIEMTGELITPIAMEEGLRFAIREGGHTVGAGVVTEIIE
- the rpmG gene encoding 50S ribosomal protein L33 gives rise to the protein MREIITLECTECKNRNYSTKKNKKNTRDRLELKKYCKFCKEHTLHRETK